A DNA window from Desulfatiglans sp. contains the following coding sequences:
- the amrS gene encoding AmmeMemoRadiSam system radical SAM enzyme: protein MKEALLYEKLSDKKVICKLCNHHCHISENSRGICGVRENKDGVLYTLVYDRVITRHIDPIEKKPLFHFLPGSGSYSIATPGCNLRCSFCQNSDISQMPINSKVLTGERISPKDIVNEAMNLNAETIAYTYTEPTIFFELAKETAVIAASKGLRNVFISNGYMSEKCLEELSGYLHGANIDLKAFSNDFYRKQCGAKLEPVLNTIKILAKMGIWIEITTLLIPGLNDSEEELTKLAEFIKAQNADIPWHISRFHPSYRMNNLPPTPYDTLVRAKQIGYSAGLRYVYTGNMPGDDGEKTCCHNCGNLLIDRYGFTVNFNNMKNGHCPRCKVYIPGVWS from the coding sequence ATGAAAGAGGCACTGCTTTATGAAAAGCTTTCAGATAAAAAAGTAATATGTAAATTATGTAATCACCATTGCCACATCTCGGAAAACTCGAGAGGCATATGCGGGGTAAGGGAAAATAAAGATGGGGTTCTCTATACACTGGTTTATGACAGGGTTATTACAAGGCATATTGATCCTATTGAAAAAAAGCCTTTATTCCATTTTCTGCCCGGGAGTGGTTCCTACTCCATAGCAACCCCCGGATGCAACCTGAGATGCAGCTTCTGCCAGAACAGCGACATCTCCCAGATGCCGATTAACAGCAAGGTATTAACCGGTGAAAGGATCTCACCTAAAGATATAGTCAATGAGGCTATGAATTTAAATGCAGAGACCATTGCATATACATATACGGAACCCACAATTTTCTTTGAACTTGCAAAAGAAACCGCTGTTATCGCCGCTTCAAAGGGTCTGAGAAATGTGTTCATTTCCAATGGATATATGTCTGAAAAATGCCTTGAAGAATTATCCGGCTACCTCCACGGGGCGAACATCGACCTCAAGGCCTTCAGTAATGATTTCTACAGGAAACAGTGCGGCGCAAAGCTTGAACCCGTACTTAACACCATAAAAATACTGGCAAAAATGGGGATATGGATAGAGATAACAACTCTCCTGATACCCGGGTTAAATGATTCAGAGGAAGAGCTTACAAAACTTGCAGAGTTTATCAAGGCACAAAATGCAGATATACCATGGCATATAAGCAGATTTCATCCCTCTTACAGGATGAACAACCTACCACCTACACCCTATGACACCCTTGTAAGAGCAAAACAGATAGGTTACAGCGCCGGGCTAAGATATGTCTATACAGGTAATATGCCGGGGGATGATGGTGAAAAGACATGCTGTCATAATTGCGGGAATCTTTTGATAGACCGGTACGGGTTCACAGTAAACTTCAATAATATGAAAAATGGCCATTGCCCGAGGTGCAAGGTATATATCCCGGGTGTATGGAGTTAA
- a CDS encoding MBL fold metallo-hydrolase, with product MIRISCMGGAGGVTGSSFLVESAQGKKILVDCGLFQGNKQMELRNWADWGFNPKDISTLFLTHAHIDHSGRIPKLVKDGFSGRIITSPPTAELCEIMLLDSAHIQEMDAEWQTKKNKRQSRSGVEPLYITKDAEDAIRLFSSVERDNIIQVEPGIKARLRNAGHILGSSILELWLETNGGEIKIVFSGDIGKQNQLIVKDPFEIFAADYLFIESTYGNRLHRSFDDSKAELMEAINHAVSNNEKVIIPAFAVERTQELIYILGEFQRNGKLPDIPIYIDSPLAIKATQIFRKNRKYYDDEAMAIVKEGFDPFDMHNLRFTSATKESIAINDSHGSAIVIAGNGMCTAGRIKHHLKHNLWRKGASIVIVGYQADGTTGRKIVDGARSVKIFGESVDVNAKAFTIGGFSAHADQNDLLDWVGNFRESKPRVFVIHGEQSSSKIFAEKIKSSFGFEVHIPSYRERLILKPREVISEKITVPEERKDYYKPMYNSIIDIENELNRLKKYIKKNEDNLSEETIDRLAYLLEDIKELQK from the coding sequence ATGATTAGAATTTCGTGTATGGGTGGTGCAGGAGGCGTAACAGGTTCCAGTTTTCTGGTGGAAAGCGCACAGGGTAAAAAGATACTTGTCGACTGCGGTCTATTTCAGGGCAATAAACAGATGGAGCTTCGTAACTGGGCTGACTGGGGTTTTAACCCGAAAGATATCAGCACCCTCTTTCTGACACATGCGCATATAGATCACAGTGGCAGGATACCCAAACTTGTAAAAGATGGTTTTTCGGGAAGGATAATTACATCTCCACCCACAGCCGAATTATGTGAAATAATGCTCCTGGATTCAGCCCATATCCAGGAAATGGATGCAGAGTGGCAGACCAAAAAGAACAAAAGACAATCAAGGTCAGGAGTCGAGCCTCTGTATATAACAAAAGATGCAGAAGATGCTATTCGTCTTTTTTCTTCTGTTGAACGGGATAACATAATCCAGGTAGAACCGGGGATCAAGGCCAGGCTGAGAAATGCCGGACATATTTTAGGCTCTTCCATACTTGAATTATGGCTGGAAACAAATGGTGGGGAGATAAAGATAGTTTTCTCAGGGGATATTGGTAAACAGAACCAGTTGATAGTAAAAGACCCGTTTGAAATCTTTGCTGCCGATTATCTATTTATAGAGTCCACCTATGGAAACAGGCTTCACCGCTCTTTTGACGATAGTAAGGCAGAGCTTATGGAAGCCATTAATCATGCGGTTTCCAATAATGAAAAGGTAATAATACCCGCCTTTGCGGTAGAAAGAACACAGGAACTGATCTATATACTTGGCGAGTTCCAGCGTAATGGCAAACTTCCGGATATCCCCATATATATTGACAGCCCCCTTGCCATAAAGGCAACCCAGATTTTCCGCAAAAACAGGAAATACTATGACGATGAGGCAATGGCTATAGTAAAGGAGGGGTTTGATCCATTTGACATGCATAATCTGCGTTTTACCTCCGCAACAAAAGAATCAATAGCCATTAATGATTCTCATGGCTCAGCAATTGTGATTGCCGGAAACGGGATGTGTACAGCAGGAAGGATCAAACACCACCTCAAGCATAACCTATGGAGGAAGGGTGCAAGCATAGTCATAGTAGGCTACCAGGCTGATGGAACAACAGGTAGAAAAATTGTCGACGGGGCCAGATCAGTCAAGATATTCGGGGAGAGTGTCGATGTCAATGCAAAGGCATTTACCATAGGCGGTTTTTCCGCCCATGCAGATCAGAATGATCTGCTTGACTGGGTAGGTAATTTCAGGGAATCAAAACCCAGGGTTTTTGTTATACATGGAGAACAAAGCTCAAGTAAGATATTCGCAGAAAAAATAAAAAGCAGTTTTGGCTTTGAGGTTCACATTCCCTCATACAGGGAAAGACTTATCCTCAAGCCAAGGGAAGTGATAAGTGAAAAGATCACTGTCCCTGAGGAGCGTAAGGATTATTATAAACCAATGTATAACAGTATTATTGATATTGAAAATGAATTGAACAGGCTTAAAAAGTACATCAAGAAAAATGAGGATAACCTGAGTGAAGAGACCATTGACCGTCTGGCCTATCTTCTTGAGGATATAAAAGAACTTCAGAAATAG
- the radA gene encoding DNA repair protein RadA: MAKNPKIIFTCQNCGYQTPKWLGKCPDCNQWDSIVEELFHDPGKTGISQLTMSAPQEISSIEFNPDSKIKTGLDEFDRAIGGGIVPGSLLLLGGEPGIGKSTLILQVAGKLSLKNLNTIYLSGEESAQQIKLRAQRLSINSENIFIVTGTRIDDLFEKIREIKTDLLVVDSIQTTYTETLPSAPGSVGQIREVSGKILRWAKEKSIPTILIGHITKEGSIAGPKILEHLVDTVLYFEGDASHTFRIIRAIKNRYGSTNEIGVFEMKEAGLSQVGNPSRIFLEERPENASGSIVIPCLEGTRPLLLEIQALVCPSPFGMPRRTAIGVDHNRISLLVAVIAKRMGIEMGDQDIFVNVAGGLKVDEPAADLSIVAAMISSFLNRPVDPEMVVFGEVGLAGEVRGVIQPETRIKEAEKMGFKKCILSKSNYEGCRAPHNIKIYSINSVLDLMDILF, translated from the coding sequence ATGGCAAAAAACCCTAAAATTATCTTTACCTGCCAGAACTGCGGGTACCAGACACCAAAATGGCTTGGAAAATGCCCTGACTGTAACCAGTGGGATAGCATAGTTGAGGAGCTCTTTCATGATCCAGGAAAAACCGGGATCTCACAACTTACCATGAGTGCACCTCAGGAGATAAGCAGTATTGAGTTTAACCCTGACAGCAAGATCAAAACCGGTTTGGATGAATTTGACAGGGCAATAGGAGGCGGTATTGTCCCCGGATCCCTTTTACTTTTAGGAGGAGAACCGGGCATAGGAAAATCAACACTGATTCTGCAGGTAGCGGGGAAACTCTCCCTTAAAAACCTGAATACTATATATTTATCAGGGGAGGAATCTGCTCAGCAAATCAAACTCCGTGCACAGAGACTGTCAATAAATTCAGAAAATATTTTTATTGTTACAGGCACACGAATAGATGACCTTTTTGAAAAGATCAGAGAGATAAAGACAGATCTGCTTGTTGTGGACTCAATACAGACTACATATACAGAAACGCTGCCTTCTGCACCGGGGAGTGTGGGGCAGATCCGAGAAGTATCTGGTAAGATCCTCAGATGGGCAAAAGAAAAGAGTATCCCGACTATACTGATCGGGCATATAACAAAAGAGGGTTCAATAGCAGGCCCCAAAATACTGGAACATCTTGTAGACACAGTACTCTATTTTGAAGGAGATGCGAGTCATACCTTCAGAATAATCAGGGCTATAAAAAACCGTTACGGGTCAACCAATGAAATAGGTGTGTTTGAGATGAAGGAGGCCGGTCTTTCCCAGGTTGGCAACCCGTCAAGGATATTCCTTGAAGAGCGACCTGAAAACGCATCCGGATCAATTGTAATCCCGTGCCTCGAAGGCACTCGACCTCTGCTTCTGGAGATACAGGCACTGGTTTGTCCAAGCCCGTTCGGCATGCCAAGGAGAACAGCAATCGGTGTAGATCACAACCGTATCTCACTCTTGGTTGCTGTTATTGCAAAAAGAATGGGTATTGAAATGGGAGATCAGGATATATTTGTAAATGTGGCTGGCGGGCTTAAGGTAGATGAACCGGCCGCTGACCTGAGCATTGTAGCGGCCATGATCTCCAGTTTTCTTAACAGGCCCGTTGACCCGGAGATGGTTGTATTCGGCGAAGTAGGTCTTGCCGGTGAGGTAAGAGGGGTTATCCAGCCGGAAACCAGGATAAAGGAGGCTGAAAAAATGGGATTCAAAAAATGTATACTTTCTAAGAGTAATTACGAGGGTTGCAGAGCCCCCCATAACATTAAGATATACAGCATAAATTCTGTACTGGATTTAATGGATATACTGTTTTAA
- a CDS encoding class I SAM-dependent methyltransferase, translating to MGIIFDIQLAKAYEEWCSSRKGLHLDFFLNHMISETLRPFKHERVIDIGCGSGSHLLAAGRYGMNLTGIDASPYMLTLAKNRLGDRCELKKAYAEDLPYEDNQFDLAFLINTLEFLDDPLPALEEAGRVAKRGIFIVFFNSISCYIRWQKIRGIFRKGMFSGIKTYSLWEIKRALNRAYGPVQIKWESLPLFAGSFRKAGKTMIPGISYLPFGYLIGIYVILNYRYKTDNLFLKEKINRAKRPVIEGVHISHSK from the coding sequence ATGGGAATTATTTTTGACATCCAACTCGCAAAGGCATACGAAGAATGGTGCAGCTCACGCAAAGGCCTTCACTTGGATTTTTTCCTTAACCATATGATATCCGAAACCCTGAGGCCCTTTAAGCATGAAAGGGTTATTGATATTGGCTGTGGATCAGGCAGCCATCTTCTTGCCGCAGGCAGGTATGGCATGAACCTCACAGGGATAGATGCATCGCCCTATATGCTTACCCTTGCCAAAAACCGGCTTGGTGACCGGTGCGAACTGAAAAAGGCATATGCCGAGGATCTGCCATATGAAGATAATCAATTTGATCTTGCCTTTCTTATAAACACCCTTGAGTTTCTGGATGACCCGCTTCCGGCACTGGAAGAGGCGGGAAGAGTTGCCAAAAGGGGTATATTTATTGTCTTTTTCAACAGCATCTCCTGCTATATCCGCTGGCAGAAGATAAGAGGTATCTTCAGAAAAGGCATGTTTTCAGGGATAAAAACTTACAGTTTATGGGAGATAAAAAGAGCGCTGAACAGGGCTTATGGCCCGGTTCAGATAAAATGGGAAAGCCTGCCTCTGTTTGCGGGTTCTTTCAGGAAGGCCGGTAAAACCATGATACCAGGTATAAGCTATCTGCCGTTTGGTTATCTGATCGGTATATATGTAATATTAAATTATCGATATAAAACCGATAACCTTTTTTTAAAAGAAAAGATCAACAGGGCAAAAAGGCCTGTAATAGAAGGTGTGCATATCAGTCACAGTAAATGA
- a CDS encoding KamA family radical SAM protein yields MEGFNLSDIDQVTKTYPMLINPYYFNLIRSDSRLMKQAIPDIREIKSNKGYIDPLDEENLSPVPGLTHKYPDRVLFLISGRCAMYCRFCNRKRKVGHSSMVTEESIKEGLSYIAKTKTIRDVLLSGGDPLLLSDERLDSILSKVKAIGHVEIIRIGSRAPCTLPQRVTPDLLNILKKYHPLYINTHFNHPAEITPESSIACNMIADAGIPLGCQTVLLKGVNDDIETISELMRRLLAIRVKPYYLFQADLVKGTSHFWTPLSKGIEIMAGLQGNISGIGVPRFVIDLPHGGGKIPLLPEYINAIKGDQIIVKNYQGIEFSYPVIS; encoded by the coding sequence ATGGAAGGGTTCAACCTCTCTGATATTGATCAGGTAACAAAAACATACCCGATGCTTATCAACCCTTACTATTTTAATCTGATCAGATCAGATAGCCGCTTAATGAAACAGGCCATACCGGATATCAGAGAGATCAAATCCAATAAAGGCTATATTGACCCCCTTGATGAGGAAAATCTCTCCCCTGTACCGGGTCTGACGCACAAATATCCTGACAGGGTGCTTTTTCTGATATCCGGGAGATGTGCAATGTATTGCAGATTCTGCAATAGAAAAAGAAAGGTTGGCCATTCTTCTATGGTAACAGAAGAATCAATAAAGGAAGGATTAAGTTACATAGCAAAAACAAAAACAATAAGGGATGTGCTTTTATCAGGGGGTGACCCTCTGCTGCTTTCAGATGAAAGACTTGACAGTATCCTGTCAAAGGTAAAGGCCATTGGCCATGTGGAGATCATCAGGATCGGTTCAAGGGCGCCATGTACCCTTCCGCAGAGGGTAACCCCGGACCTGCTCAATATTTTAAAAAAATATCACCCCCTTTATATTAATACCCATTTCAATCACCCTGCGGAGATTACACCTGAATCATCCATTGCCTGCAATATGATTGCAGATGCCGGCATTCCCCTTGGTTGTCAGACTGTGCTTCTCAAAGGGGTAAATGATGATATTGAAACTATTTCAGAGCTGATGAGAAGACTTCTTGCAATTCGCGTAAAGCCGTATTATCTGTTTCAGGCAGACTTGGTTAAGGGGACATCCCATTTCTGGACACCTCTTTCTAAAGGTATAGAGATAATGGCCGGGCTTCAGGGAAATATTTCAGGCATAGGGGTGCCCAGGTTTGTGATTGACCTCCCACATGGTGGCGGAAAAATACCTTTATTGCCTGAATATATAAACGCAATAAAGGGAGATCAGATAATTGTGAAAAATTACCAGGGTATTGAATTCAGCTACCCGGTCATCTCATGA
- the truA gene encoding tRNA pseudouridine(38-40) synthase TruA — MASFFYLLLLEISVDEEKNIKLILQYEGSNYHGWQRQKNGVSIQEVIEEKLTLIFRRHVTIYGSGRTDSGVHALYQVANFFAETSIPPESIKNALNSLLPDDIYIKKAEYTVPDFHSRYSAKKKSYEYRILNTGDADLFLRRYTWHIKEHLNYIEMKKCLAMIIGVHDFSSFRASGSSNINPVREMFRAELSEKDLDGTFRLTFEASGFLRHMVRNLVGTIIDAGKGKISEIGFKEILDAHDRKRAGAMAPAQGLFLKMVEY, encoded by the coding sequence ATGGCTTCCTTTTTTTATTTACTGTTACTGGAAATCAGCGTGGACGAAGAGAAAAATATAAAACTTATCCTTCAGTATGAGGGGAGCAATTACCATGGCTGGCAGCGTCAGAAGAATGGTGTCTCAATCCAGGAGGTCATAGAGGAAAAGCTTACTCTGATATTCAGAAGACATGTAACTATTTACGGGTCTGGCAGAACCGATTCAGGTGTGCATGCTTTATATCAGGTTGCAAACTTTTTTGCTGAGACATCTATTCCGCCAGAGTCAATAAAAAATGCCCTTAATTCACTTCTTCCTGATGATATTTATATAAAAAAGGCGGAATATACAGTGCCTGATTTCCACTCAAGGTACAGCGCAAAAAAGAAGAGCTATGAGTACAGGATATTAAACACAGGGGATGCAGACCTATTTTTAAGAAGGTATACATGGCATATAAAAGAGCATCTTAATTATATTGAGATGAAGAAATGTCTTGCCATGATAATCGGGGTTCATGATTTTTCATCCTTCAGGGCATCGGGTAGCTCCAATATCAACCCTGTAAGGGAGATGTTCAGGGCAGAGCTTTCTGAAAAAGATCTAGATGGAACTTTCAGGTTAACTTTCGAGGCGAGTGGGTTTTTAAGACATATGGTAAGAAACCTTGTGGGCACAATTATTGATGCAGGGAAGGGAAAAATTTCAGAAATCGGATTTAAAGAGATCCTGGATGCGCATGACAGGAAAAGGGCAGGGGCAATGGCCCCGGCCCAGGGGTTGTTTTTAAAGATGGTTGAGTATTAG
- a CDS encoding aminotransferase class V-fold PLP-dependent enzyme translates to MDQVRKIKTNIDYLKKLFIMPESPDKFVEFGNELLELIHDFFQEKGGIHSSATLPDLSNIFSETSIPDSPLLIKDVLSEIKLKVIDHSVKVGNPYYIGHMTSAVPYFMILLEMIIAALNQNQVKIETARASSFVERELVAWVHNLIYNKKPIFYEKNIHNPKVSLGNVTSDGTLSNVTALMVAREKAFPPCGDFPGFRVAGAMSALRHYGYSRGIILVSTRGHYSITKAANILGIGESNVINIPVDMNNRIDIKKLLLRVKKFNKSKGKDRTKIISIIGIAGTTETGNIDDLEALGEIAHKAGTHFHVDASWGGPALLADEYRPLFKGIERADSVAFDSHKLLYCPASMGLALFKSEKDLGYIKHSSRYIIRKNSVDTGRFTLEGSRPFACLKPWASLKIIGSKGYGLLFRHARNSTDYFKEILDSCGNFETLNNPELFILNYRFIPEQVLNQIIIWKKSRTQSGKKEKKTETRIQKTNRLINSLNIKLHRALRKDDTTFVSRTTLESTVYRPQNIVVLRAVLINPLTEKETLDEIKDTQNRIGLEMWKEFKPAFERIKVIDD, encoded by the coding sequence ATGGATCAGGTTAGAAAAATAAAAACAAACATCGACTATCTTAAAAAGCTTTTCATCATGCCGGAATCCCCTGACAAATTTGTTGAATTCGGCAATGAACTGCTCGAACTCATACATGATTTTTTCCAGGAAAAAGGGGGCATACACAGCAGCGCAACGCTACCTGACCTCAGCAATATCTTTAGTGAGACCTCTATCCCTGACAGCCCCCTGCTGATAAAAGATGTACTCTCCGAGATAAAATTAAAGGTCATAGACCACTCTGTAAAGGTGGGCAATCCATACTATATCGGACATATGACAAGCGCCGTCCCATATTTTATGATACTGCTTGAGATGATCATTGCAGCACTAAACCAGAACCAGGTAAAGATTGAAACGGCAAGGGCGTCAAGCTTTGTTGAAAGAGAGCTTGTGGCGTGGGTGCATAATCTGATCTATAATAAGAAACCAATTTTTTATGAAAAAAACATACATAATCCCAAGGTTTCCCTTGGTAATGTAACATCTGATGGCACCCTTTCAAATGTAACCGCCCTTATGGTTGCAAGGGAAAAGGCATTTCCTCCATGTGGTGATTTCCCCGGTTTCAGAGTAGCGGGAGCAATGAGTGCGCTAAGACATTACGGTTATTCCAGGGGGATAATTCTCGTGTCAACAAGGGGACATTATTCTATAACAAAGGCAGCCAATATACTTGGAATAGGTGAATCTAATGTAATTAATATCCCTGTTGATATGAATAACCGCATAGACATTAAAAAGCTGCTGCTGAGGGTAAAAAAATTCAATAAAAGCAAAGGTAAAGACCGTACAAAAATCATATCTATAATTGGCATTGCAGGCACAACTGAAACAGGGAACATCGATGATCTGGAAGCTCTTGGTGAGATTGCACATAAAGCAGGTACCCATTTTCATGTGGATGCAAGCTGGGGCGGACCTGCTTTACTGGCAGATGAATACAGGCCGCTTTTTAAAGGTATAGAAAGGGCAGACTCCGTGGCCTTTGACTCACATAAACTTCTCTATTGTCCTGCAAGTATGGGGCTTGCCCTTTTTAAAAGCGAAAAGGACCTTGGTTATATCAAACATTCTTCAAGATATATAATAAGAAAAAACTCTGTTGATACAGGCAGGTTTACACTCGAAGGATCGAGGCCTTTTGCATGCCTGAAACCCTGGGCCTCGCTCAAGATTATAGGCAGCAAGGGATACGGCCTGCTTTTCAGGCATGCGAGGAATTCAACAGATTATTTTAAAGAGATACTTGACTCATGCGGTAATTTTGAAACCCTTAACAACCCCGAACTTTTTATTCTGAATTACCGTTTTATACCTGAGCAGGTCCTAAACCAGATAATCATCTGGAAAAAAAGCAGGACCCAAAGCGGGAAAAAAGAAAAAAAGACAGAAACCAGGATACAAAAAACCAACCGTCTGATTAACAGCCTGAATATAAAGCTTCACAGAGCACTAAGAAAAGATGATACTACATTTGTTTCAAGGACAACCTTGGAGTCTACAGTTTATCGACCCCAGAATATAGTGGTCCTGCGTGCAGTTCTTATTAACCCCCTCACTGAAAAAGAGACCCTTGATGAGATTAAAGATACCCAGAACAGGATCGGCCTTGAAATGTGGAAAGAGTTTAAGCCTGCCTTTGAACGGATAAAGGTGATTGATGATTAG